A single region of the Thermococcus paralvinellae genome encodes:
- a CDS encoding DUF4350 domain-containing protein, translated as MKRWGMFLIIVMILSIVPAGTISFVNAATYVPIPEIQGYSDSSPYEGQTVITTGVVTAVAPKGFFIQNGTGPWTGIYVYTGSAPSVQVGDLVEVRGYVKEYYGLTEISVNPTYGDYVKVLGTAPVPEPVILPTGNVSQEQWESVLVKVVGVTVVDPDLGYGEWLVDDGSGPVRIDDLIYRYTPEYGQKFDYIIGPVYYSYGNFKIEPRGPEDIKEYIPEIKIAELNVDKSLIKGVAAPISVLIKNDGTFSENITLIIYANDEVLLNTTLVLDPGMNYSTTVTWAPSFSGEALIKAEIVGYDEKYVPVTVYENPNTVAYTLVLYYNRQYVKYREEFDQLYEQFTSMIEALQEYGVNLTPIQRDISRIQSNFEEINSLYQRYESLLGYEARGYYIPIMIPLRKATFLTENTIKLLKEINPILNSTLSQVKTMYEQQNVTQVTENITVSVPKIVRVLIDSGHNQYYNADKMSGLINRIENELNWTVDVNYGMLTYEKLKDYDILIITNPRTDITDEEAQAIKQWVKGGGGLFILGDWYKYVYHRSLNKITEEFGIKFNDDELMDDEINDGKPYYPFVGEYNLEHPAMKFLDETWKMYYNGDTLDVSGDAVWLIRGYDSSYAVDQTGKVTKEKGSKPIVAAAVEVGEGRIVAYGSSKAISDSYQGNYISTNWLFIKGVLLWLAGEI; from the coding sequence ATGAAAAGATGGGGTATGTTCTTAATTATTGTGATGATTTTAAGTATCGTTCCAGCAGGTACTATAAGCTTTGTAAATGCAGCAACTTATGTTCCAATTCCTGAGATACAGGGCTACAGTGACAGCTCACCTTATGAAGGTCAGACTGTCATCACAACAGGTGTTGTGACAGCAGTTGCTCCAAAGGGATTTTTCATACAAAACGGGACAGGACCATGGACCGGAATTTATGTTTATACTGGCTCGGCACCTTCAGTTCAAGTTGGTGATCTTGTGGAGGTTAGGGGATATGTCAAGGAATATTACGGATTAACTGAGATTTCAGTCAACCCCACATATGGAGATTACGTTAAGGTGCTTGGCACAGCACCCGTTCCAGAACCAGTTATCCTTCCTACAGGAAACGTTTCACAAGAACAGTGGGAAAGTGTTTTGGTAAAGGTTGTTGGTGTTACTGTAGTTGATCCAGATTTGGGATATGGTGAGTGGCTTGTTGATGATGGAAGTGGCCCAGTCAGAATAGATGACTTAATTTACAGGTACACTCCAGAATACGGACAGAAATTTGACTATATTATTGGACCAGTTTACTATTCGTATGGTAACTTTAAGATTGAGCCAAGAGGCCCAGAGGACATAAAGGAATACATACCTGAGATAAAAATTGCCGAACTTAATGTGGATAAATCTCTTATTAAAGGAGTTGCAGCACCAATTAGTGTTCTTATTAAAAACGACGGTACATTCAGTGAAAATATAACTTTGATTATCTATGCAAATGATGAAGTTCTATTAAATACGACGTTAGTCTTAGATCCCGGAATGAACTATTCTACAACTGTTACATGGGCCCCATCATTCTCTGGAGAAGCACTCATCAAGGCAGAGATCGTTGGATATGATGAAAAGTATGTTCCTGTTACTGTATATGAGAATCCCAACACAGTTGCATATACTCTTGTCCTTTATTACAACCGCCAATACGTGAAATACAGGGAAGAATTTGATCAGCTCTATGAGCAGTTTACGAGCATGATTGAGGCACTTCAGGAGTATGGAGTTAATTTAACACCAATCCAAAGGGATATCAGCAGAATTCAGTCAAACTTTGAGGAAATAAACAGCCTATATCAGAGATATGAGAGTCTTTTAGGTTATGAAGCAAGGGGATATTACATCCCTATCATGATTCCGCTTAGAAAGGCGACCTTCCTTACAGAGAACACAATTAAACTGCTTAAAGAAATTAATCCAATACTTAACTCAACGCTCAGCCAAGTTAAAACGATGTACGAGCAGCAGAATGTCACACAGGTTACTGAAAATATCACAGTTTCAGTTCCAAAGATAGTTAGGGTTCTTATAGACTCCGGTCACAACCAATATTACAATGCTGATAAAATGAGTGGTCTCATCAATAGGATAGAGAACGAGCTGAACTGGACAGTTGATGTTAACTATGGAATGCTAACCTATGAGAAGCTCAAAGATTATGACATTCTCATCATTACCAATCCAAGGACTGACATCACAGATGAAGAAGCACAAGCAATCAAGCAGTGGGTTAAAGGGGGTGGAGGTCTCTTCATTCTCGGAGACTGGTATAAGTATGTCTACCACAGAAGCTTGAACAAGATAACCGAGGAGTTTGGCATCAAGTTTAACGATGATGAGCTAATGGACGATGAAATTAATGATGGAAAGCCATACTACCCGTTCGTTGGTGAATACAATCTCGAGCATCCAGCAATGAAATTCCTCGACGAAACATGGAAGATGTACTACAACGGTGATACCCTTGATGTTTCCGGAGATGCAGTCTGGCTCATCAGAGGTTATGACAGCTCCTATGCTGTGGATCAGACAGGAAAGGTTACAAAGGAGAAAGGCTCAAAACCAATAGTAGCAGCAGCAGTTGAAGTTGGAGAAGGAAGGATAGTGGCATATGGATCAAGTAAGGCGATAAGTGATTCTTATCAGGGCAACTACATAAGCACAAACTGGCTATTCATTAAGGGAGTTCTCCTCTGGCTTGCTGGGGAAATCTGA
- a CDS encoding MBL fold metallo-hydrolase — protein sequence MTRIYTLVEDYSGYESPFLGHHGISFLIEHRGKRILFDVGQSEKPILYNMDILGLELESIDYIFLSHCHYDHTGGLLGMLKVIKKRISVIAHPLIFRRHFITEPYLRHVGIPFSKEEIEKFAELYLVDEPFQIIEDIYSTGEIRKREDFEKVALELYTLENGKLVRDELLDDMSLVIKTSQGLVVVSGCSHAGIVSIIKRAIEITGIKKVRAVIGGFHLIDVSSERIKQTVKAFQELGVEEVYTGHCTGLKAEAEFLKAYGDRFHKLHSGLVIEF from the coding sequence ATGACAAGAATCTACACCCTTGTTGAGGATTATTCTGGTTATGAAAGTCCTTTCTTGGGTCACCATGGTATAAGTTTTCTAATTGAACACAGGGGAAAGCGCATTCTTTTTGACGTCGGACAAAGCGAAAAGCCAATTTTATACAATATGGACATATTGGGGTTAGAGCTAGAGAGCATTGACTACATATTTTTATCACATTGTCACTATGATCATACTGGTGGTTTATTGGGGATGCTTAAAGTTATCAAAAAGAGGATTTCAGTGATTGCACATCCTTTGATATTTAGAAGACATTTTATAACAGAACCATATCTGAGACATGTTGGAATTCCGTTTTCAAAAGAGGAGATTGAAAAATTTGCAGAGTTATACCTAGTGGACGAGCCGTTTCAAATTATTGAAGATATCTATTCTACTGGGGAAATAAGGAAGAGAGAAGACTTTGAGAAGGTAGCTCTAGAGCTTTATACACTGGAAAATGGCAAACTTGTGAGAGATGAACTTTTAGATGACATGAGCTTGGTTATAAAAACCTCGCAGGGGCTGGTAGTCGTTAGCGGTTGCTCTCATGCTGGAATTGTTAGCATAATTAAACGTGCCATTGAAATTACAGGCATCAAGAAGGTGAGGGCAGTTATTGGAGGATTCCATCTCATTGATGTCAGTAGTGAAAGGATAAAGCAAACTGTCAAAGCTTTCCAGGAGCTTGGTGTCGAAGAAGTTTATACCGGACATTGTACTGGACTAAAAGCAGAAGCTGAATTTTTGAAAGCTTACGGAGATAGGTTCCATAAACTTCATAGTGGCCTGGTAATTGAATTTTAG
- a CDS encoding TldD/PmbA family protein has product MFDVNELILKKAKEIGFGDVVVLSYETQRRQVRFANNEITVAKNWHYQKSVIFAEYEKRLVSTELTALDEKIIEETLKMLFKTAKAMEPKKDYYGIAEGPFEYKDIPETFDKAIVELDEPNEYVEIAINSALEEGAKRVAGVLYTDYNKLYLTTSNNVEAFDEGTGIEISVRAFVDDVASGHGTNSVRVLKKFDPESAGRKAGEIAKLAVNPEEGEAGKYDVIFDPLAFANLLSYMSFMASAFAVEAGFSFLVGKLGQKIASEGIVLKDVGNMPNAYGTRKFDDEGVPTQETTIIENGVLKTYLLNTSLARKYNTKTTANAGLTMPRAWNIYLEAGDYSKEELFSEVKRGIYITNVWYTRFQNYVAGDFSTIPRDGTFLIENGEIVKPIRNIRVSDNFQRILESIVALGKELYHIHWWEVRTPVFTPYVLVKDVGITKATK; this is encoded by the coding sequence ATGTTTGATGTTAATGAACTCATTTTAAAGAAGGCCAAAGAGATTGGCTTTGGAGATGTCGTAGTTTTGTCATATGAGACACAGAGGAGACAAGTCAGATTTGCAAACAACGAGATTACTGTCGCTAAAAACTGGCACTATCAAAAATCTGTAATTTTTGCTGAATATGAAAAGAGGCTTGTCTCGACAGAGCTTACAGCACTTGATGAAAAAATAATCGAAGAGACATTAAAAATGCTTTTCAAGACGGCAAAGGCGATGGAGCCGAAGAAGGACTATTATGGCATAGCAGAGGGTCCATTTGAGTATAAAGACATTCCAGAGACATTTGACAAAGCAATAGTTGAGCTTGATGAGCCGAATGAATACGTTGAGATTGCCATAAACTCAGCATTGGAAGAAGGTGCCAAGAGGGTTGCTGGAGTTCTCTATACGGACTACAACAAGCTCTACTTAACAACAAGCAACAATGTTGAGGCTTTTGACGAGGGAACTGGTATAGAAATCAGTGTTAGGGCTTTCGTTGATGACGTGGCAAGTGGTCATGGGACGAATTCAGTTAGAGTTTTGAAAAAGTTCGACCCAGAAAGCGCTGGAAGAAAGGCTGGAGAAATAGCAAAGCTTGCCGTTAATCCGGAAGAAGGAGAGGCTGGCAAATACGACGTCATCTTTGACCCGTTAGCCTTCGCAAATCTGCTTTCATATATGAGCTTCATGGCATCAGCCTTTGCTGTTGAAGCGGGATTCAGCTTTTTAGTTGGCAAGCTTGGGCAGAAGATTGCAAGTGAAGGCATCGTTTTGAAGGATGTAGGAAACATGCCAAACGCTTATGGAACGAGGAAATTTGATGACGAAGGTGTTCCAACTCAAGAAACAACGATAATCGAAAACGGAGTTTTGAAGACCTATCTTCTCAACACAAGCCTAGCTAGAAAATACAACACAAAAACAACGGCTAACGCAGGTTTAACAATGCCAAGAGCTTGGAACATCTACCTTGAGGCTGGAGACTACTCAAAAGAAGAGCTCTTCAGCGAGGTTAAAAGGGGAATTTACATAACAAACGTTTGGTACACAAGGTTCCAGAACTATGTTGCTGGTGATTTCTCGACGATTCCAAGGGATGGGACATTCTTAATTGAAAACGGTGAAATTGTTAAGCCAATAAGGAACATCCGCGTAAGCGATAACTTCCAGCGCATCTTGGAGAGCATAGTTGCTCTGGGAAAGGAACTCTATCACATCCACTGGTGGGAAGTCAGAACGCCAGTATTTACTCCTTATGTTCTGGTTAAAGATGTTGGCATAACGAAGGCTACAAAGTAA
- a CDS encoding ASCH domain-containing protein, which translates to MLIDNAYKERILKGKKVTTIRYGKYEAKPGSEVYIVITPSDTAIAKARIKSVTKKKVKELTNEDAKRDGFKDIKELLRALNKIYGELYGDDEITIIEFEVIKQFKEGIPLKWLKGLNYRDPYEIAKLYVENNLKISPDIDLIVKKIHEEGLKAAVKRYGPKRVRDALLKAYHELYAKGII; encoded by the coding sequence ATGCTGATAGATAACGCATACAAAGAGCGTATTCTGAAGGGAAAGAAGGTTACAACGATTAGATATGGAAAATACGAAGCAAAACCGGGAAGCGAGGTTTACATAGTCATAACTCCAAGCGATACAGCAATAGCTAAAGCTAGGATAAAGAGCGTTACAAAAAAGAAGGTCAAAGAGCTCACCAATGAGGATGCAAAGAGGGATGGGTTTAAAGACATTAAAGAGCTTTTGAGAGCCTTGAACAAAATTTACGGAGAGCTTTATGGGGATGATGAAATCACAATCATTGAGTTTGAAGTTATAAAACAGTTCAAAGAAGGAATACCCCTAAAATGGCTCAAGGGCTTGAATTACAGAGACCCTTATGAGATAGCTAAGCTCTATGTCGAAAACAACCTAAAAATTTCTCCAGATATTGATTTGATTGTGAAAAAAATCCATGAAGAGGGACTAAAAGCTGCAGTGAAAAGATATGGACCAAAGAGGGTTAGAGATGCATTATTAAAGGCTTATCATGAACTTTATGCTAAAGGAATAATTTAG
- a CDS encoding cob(I)yrinic acid a,c-diamide adenosyltransferase, translated as MPITTKTGDKGTTGIFTGERVAKFSPIIEANGTIDEVSSFLGEAKHYLEDEELRTIVEKIQVDLYSLMAEIASKGKYKKIGKDEVEWMESLIKKFEDEVQLKAFVIPGSTIASAKLDVCRAVVRRAERKVAKLVLEYGFGEDALKYLNRLSDLLFIMARYIEWKAGKLKYAKS; from the coding sequence ATGCCAATCACAACAAAAACTGGCGATAAAGGGACAACTGGAATTTTTACCGGAGAGAGAGTAGCAAAGTTCTCACCGATTATTGAAGCTAATGGGACAATTGACGAAGTAAGCTCTTTTCTTGGAGAAGCAAAGCACTACCTTGAGGATGAGGAGCTTAGAACCATCGTAGAGAAAATTCAGGTTGATTTATATTCCCTCATGGCAGAAATAGCAAGCAAAGGCAAATACAAGAAGATTGGAAAAGATGAGGTAGAATGGATGGAAAGCTTGATTAAAAAATTCGAAGATGAAGTTCAACTAAAAGCTTTTGTAATCCCTGGCTCAACAATAGCGAGTGCAAAACTTGATGTCTGCAGAGCTGTTGTGAGAAGGGCAGAAAGAAAAGTTGCAAAGCTTGTTTTGGAGTATGGCTTTGGCGAAGATGCTCTAAAATACCTTAACCGCTTAAGCGACTTATTGTTTATTATGGCGCGTTATATTGAGTGGAAAGCTGGCAAACTCAAATATGCAAAAAGCTGA
- the corA gene encoding magnesium/cobalt transporter CorA yields the protein MENPRITLFAYSKDKFTEKRLESLEEALNYKDHSVVWINIDGIAYLNELKNIFGFYDTSIRLILRSKSRSKIEIFGDYLFILIYQVYESSGGLKRERTAIFLKDNYVITLQEVEGDVFNSIRESIRKGEGLVREKNADYLVFLLLDAVINNYIPILDRINAKMEAIEDKILRNSDREMLRKIHTIRRRILFMRRAIFPLLEVFRELQLEGTKFFEEDTRPYLRELNAHVLEVLDLIESQREMANGLIDIYYSTISMRINEIMRVLTVISTIFIPLTFITGVYGMNFRYMPELSWRYGYPAVLLVMLMISLSMLYYFKRKGWL from the coding sequence ATGGAGAATCCAAGGATTACTCTCTTTGCATATTCAAAGGATAAATTTACGGAAAAGAGGCTTGAAAGTCTTGAAGAAGCCCTTAATTACAAGGATCACTCTGTTGTGTGGATAAACATTGATGGTATTGCATATCTAAATGAATTAAAGAATATTTTTGGTTTTTATGACACTTCAATAAGGTTAATCCTTCGTTCAAAAAGCAGGTCAAAAATTGAAATTTTCGGGGATTATTTGTTTATTCTCATCTATCAAGTTTATGAGTCCTCTGGAGGATTAAAGAGGGAGAGAACTGCAATATTTCTGAAGGATAACTACGTGATAACTCTGCAGGAAGTAGAGGGTGATGTTTTTAACTCCATTAGAGAAAGTATTAGAAAAGGAGAGGGCCTTGTTAGAGAGAAAAATGCTGATTATTTGGTTTTTCTCCTCCTTGATGCGGTAATTAACAACTATATCCCAATTTTAGATAGGATAAATGCAAAAATGGAGGCAATAGAGGATAAGATACTCCGTAACAGTGACAGAGAAATGCTAAGGAAAATTCACACAATACGCAGAAGAATCCTTTTTATGAGACGTGCTATTTTTCCTCTGCTTGAAGTTTTTAGGGAGTTACAACTTGAGGGTACAAAGTTCTTTGAAGAGGACACAAGGCCGTATCTTAGGGAACTTAATGCTCATGTTTTGGAGGTTCTCGATTTAATAGAAAGCCAGCGCGAGATGGCAAATGGTCTCATAGATATTTACTATTCTACAATCTCAATGAGAATAAATGAGATCATGAGGGTACTAACAGTAATTTCCACAATCTTCATACCCCTGACCTTTATAACGGGAGTGTATGGTATGAACTTTCGTTATATGCCAGAGCTGAGTTGGCGTTATGGGTATCCTGCAGTTCTGCTTGTTATGTTGATGATATCACTTAGCATGCTCTATTATTTCAAAAGAAAAGGTTGGCTTTAG
- a CDS encoding DUF3783 domain-containing protein: MIFLIGFNENEVKKIRETLSEFKVYEVPQYCRDWAVQSIVEKAEELKGSCDWHLKKFILMHNLKNPQIKEVLAKIKSLNLGRIIFATTTPASLTWKLKDLLEELIHEDEYFQELKRMRTKQSKLYLDIEKD; encoded by the coding sequence ATGATATTTCTAATTGGATTTAACGAGAATGAAGTTAAAAAAATCAGGGAAACACTTAGTGAGTTCAAAGTTTATGAGGTTCCCCAATACTGCAGGGATTGGGCTGTGCAAAGCATAGTTGAGAAAGCAGAAGAACTAAAAGGTTCATGTGACTGGCATCTCAAAAAGTTTATTTTAATGCACAACCTTAAAAATCCTCAAATTAAGGAAGTTTTAGCTAAAATAAAGTCCCTAAACCTAGGAAGGATAATCTTTGCAACCACTACGCCAGCTTCACTCACATGGAAGCTTAAAGATTTGCTGGAAGAGCTGATTCATGAAGACGAATACTTCCAAGAATTGAAGAGAATGAGGACAAAACAAAGCAAGCTGTATTTGGATATTGAGAAAGATTAA
- a CDS encoding cysteate racemase, which yields MEKEKTIGILGGMGPMATVELFKRIVLKTPAKRDQDHPRIIIYNNPKIPDRTAYILSRGENPLPELIDSAKKLESWGADFIIMPCNTAHFFADEIQKAINIPLINMIEETAEYVKQLGIKRVGLLATTGTVVSGIYQKALERREIKVIIPTEEEQEKVMRGIYEGIKANKFELGRKLILEVAKKLEKKSKGIIAGCTEVSVALKPEDLEVPLIDPMDVIAEKAVKLALSL from the coding sequence ATGGAGAAGGAAAAGACAATAGGAATTCTCGGCGGTATGGGTCCTATGGCAACTGTTGAGCTATTTAAAAGAATAGTTCTGAAAACCCCAGCAAAAAGAGACCAGGACCATCCAAGGATTATAATCTACAACAATCCAAAAATTCCCGATAGGACAGCTTACATTCTCAGTAGAGGTGAAAATCCCCTGCCAGAACTCATTGATAGTGCAAAAAAGCTTGAAAGCTGGGGGGCAGATTTCATAATAATGCCTTGCAACACAGCTCACTTTTTCGCCGATGAGATCCAGAAGGCAATAAACATTCCACTAATCAACATGATTGAGGAAACTGCCGAATATGTTAAGCAACTGGGGATTAAACGAGTTGGACTGCTAGCAACAACAGGAACAGTGGTTAGCGGAATCTACCAGAAAGCTCTGGAAAGGAGAGAGATAAAAGTGATAATACCAACTGAAGAAGAGCAAGAGAAAGTTATGAGAGGCATCTACGAAGGAATCAAAGCTAACAAGTTCGAGCTTGGAAGAAAGCTAATTCTAGAAGTGGCCAAAAAGCTTGAAAAGAAAAGCAAAGGCATCATTGCGGGTTGCACTGAGGTGAGTGTTGCACTGAAACCCGAGGATTTGGAAGTTCCACTAATTGATCCGATGGACGTTATAGCCGAAAAAGCTGTAAAGCTTGCTTTGAGTCTCTAA
- a CDS encoding TldD/PmbA family protein: MHELVEFAVEKALELGAKYAEARFEEHSGVSIFMKNGNPEGLGIRADRGIGVRVLVNGGMGFASTNVLTKESVSEAVKKAVKLAKATSKVRNRPIEFSEERFHEVYYEVRMKKDFRDYSGEEKMEYLKLIEEEVLNSGVNVPMRFLSYQDWIAHKYFVNNEGAKVESVIPRVSITYNLVVFEEGQVEQAPFVKTAFTGGLELIEKAEPWKKALNDVKALHRLIKEGKKPPEGKVDVVISPEVAGIAVHESVGHPYEADRIFGREAAQAGESFVKPEMLGQKIGSEVVTVIEDPTIPNSWGFYLYDDEGVKARPRYLIKDGIITEFLMNREYAYYLGTHSNASARAINYDREPIVRMANTYLAPGDYSFEELIEDVKLGVYMVSFNEWNIDDRRYQQRYIGREAYLIENGEIKHPVRRPILEITTKGLWSSVDAVGKEVEFYPGTCGKGEPGQGVPVWMGGASARLRDVVLRR; the protein is encoded by the coding sequence ATGCATGAACTTGTTGAGTTTGCCGTTGAAAAGGCTTTGGAGCTTGGGGCAAAATATGCCGAGGCAAGATTTGAGGAGCATAGTGGAGTAAGTATTTTCATGAAAAACGGTAATCCGGAGGGGCTTGGTATAAGGGCTGACAGAGGAATAGGAGTTAGAGTTCTTGTAAATGGTGGAATGGGATTTGCATCAACAAATGTTCTGACAAAAGAAAGCGTCAGTGAAGCTGTCAAAAAAGCGGTTAAGCTTGCAAAAGCTACTTCAAAAGTTAGGAACAGACCAATAGAGTTTAGCGAGGAAAGGTTTCATGAAGTTTACTACGAAGTAAGAATGAAGAAAGACTTCAGAGACTATTCTGGAGAAGAAAAGATGGAGTATCTAAAACTCATCGAGGAGGAAGTTCTGAATAGTGGAGTTAATGTTCCAATGAGATTTTTGAGCTATCAAGACTGGATTGCCCACAAGTATTTCGTTAACAATGAGGGGGCAAAAGTCGAGAGTGTCATTCCAAGAGTTTCGATAACATACAACTTGGTGGTTTTTGAGGAAGGTCAAGTTGAGCAAGCCCCGTTTGTTAAAACTGCCTTTACAGGTGGTCTAGAGCTCATAGAGAAAGCAGAACCTTGGAAGAAAGCACTGAATGATGTTAAAGCTTTGCATAGATTAATAAAGGAAGGAAAGAAGCCACCAGAAGGAAAGGTGGATGTTGTCATAAGTCCAGAAGTTGCAGGAATAGCTGTTCACGAGAGCGTTGGACATCCTTATGAGGCTGATAGGATTTTTGGAAGGGAGGCAGCTCAAGCTGGAGAGAGCTTCGTCAAACCAGAGATGCTTGGACAAAAGATTGGGAGTGAAGTTGTTACTGTTATTGAAGACCCAACAATACCAAACAGCTGGGGTTTCTATTTGTATGATGATGAAGGCGTTAAAGCTCGTCCGAGGTATTTAATCAAAGATGGAATCATTACCGAGTTCCTGATGAATAGAGAATACGCCTATTACTTAGGCACTCACTCAAACGCCTCTGCTAGGGCGATAAACTACGACAGAGAGCCCATAGTGAGAATGGCCAACACTTACTTGGCTCCGGGCGATTATTCCTTTGAGGAGCTGATTGAAGATGTGAAGCTTGGTGTTTACATGGTCAGCTTTAACGAATGGAACATTGATGATAGGAGATATCAGCAGAGATATATTGGTAGAGAAGCTTACTTGATTGAAAATGGTGAAATAAAGCATCCAGTAAGGAGGCCTATTCTTGAGATTACAACAAAAGGTCTGTGGAGCAGTGTTGACGCAGTAGGAAAAGAGGTTGAATTTTACCCAGGAACATGTGGGAAAGGTGAACCCGGGCAGGGAGTTCCAGTATGGATGGGAGGGGCGAGTGCAAGACTTAGGGACGTTGTATTGAGGAGGTGA
- the cobB gene encoding NAD-dependent protein deacetylase, giving the protein MIEEAAKLIARSKFLIAFTGAGISAESGVPTFRGKNGLWKQYRPEELATPEAFAKNPKLVWEFYKWRMRLISKAKPNKAHLALAELERMGILKAVITQNVDDLHREAGNKNIIELHGNIFRVKCTHCDYRENLKESGRLEKFLEDEDLPKCPKCGSLLRPDVVWFGEALPEEALSRAFNLARKSDVCLVIGTSGQVFPAAYIPYIVKDNSGYVIEINPNESGITPIADIFIRGKAGEAMDELLKKIMELRE; this is encoded by the coding sequence ATGATAGAAGAGGCAGCAAAATTAATCGCCCGCTCAAAGTTTCTAATAGCCTTTACTGGAGCTGGAATAAGTGCCGAGAGTGGAGTACCAACTTTTAGAGGAAAAAACGGATTATGGAAGCAATATCGCCCAGAAGAACTTGCCACGCCTGAAGCTTTTGCCAAAAATCCAAAGCTTGTGTGGGAATTCTACAAATGGAGAATGAGGCTTATATCAAAAGCTAAGCCAAACAAAGCCCACTTAGCTTTAGCTGAACTTGAGAGAATGGGAATTCTTAAAGCTGTAATTACCCAAAATGTTGACGACTTGCACAGAGAAGCAGGGAATAAAAACATTATAGAGCTTCATGGAAACATCTTCAGAGTGAAGTGCACACATTGTGATTACAGAGAAAATCTTAAAGAAAGCGGAAGACTTGAAAAGTTCCTTGAAGATGAAGATTTGCCCAAATGTCCAAAGTGCGGCTCTCTTTTAAGACCAGATGTTGTTTGGTTTGGAGAAGCCTTGCCTGAGGAGGCTTTAAGCAGAGCATTCAACTTAGCGAGAAAATCTGATGTATGTTTAGTTATAGGTACGAGCGGACAAGTGTTTCCAGCAGCGTACATACCCTACATCGTCAAAGATAACAGTGGGTATGTGATTGAGATTAATCCAAATGAAAGCGGCATTACACCGATAGCTGACATCTTCATAAGAGGAAAAGCTGGAGAAGCTATGGATGAGCTTTTGAAGAAAATTATGGAGCTGAGAGAATGA
- a CDS encoding TIGR02253 family HAD-type hydrolase — MIKVVFFDLDDTIADTTRLAEMARKNAIENMIRHGMPVDFDTAYNELLELINEYGSNFPRHFDYLLRRLDLKYNPKWVAAGVIAYHNTKFAYLREVRHVRRTLLKLREMGLRLGIITDGDPIKQWEKILRLDLDDFFEHVVISDFEGVKKPHPKIFQKALRIFEVKAEEAVMVGDRLYSDIYGAKKVGMHTVWFRYGKYANRENEYKEYADYEITDLLDVPKIIEVLNSGKDGSNKEVHADR, encoded by the coding sequence ATGATAAAGGTCGTGTTTTTTGATTTGGATGATACAATAGCTGATACAACAAGGTTAGCTGAGATGGCACGGAAAAACGCAATAGAAAACATGATCCGTCATGGAATGCCTGTTGATTTTGATACAGCATATAATGAGCTTTTAGAGCTTATCAATGAATATGGAAGCAATTTTCCAAGGCACTTTGACTACCTCCTTAGGCGTTTGGATTTAAAGTACAACCCAAAATGGGTCGCTGCTGGAGTAATTGCTTATCATAATACAAAATTTGCTTATCTGAGAGAAGTGAGACATGTGAGGAGAACTCTCCTCAAGCTTCGCGAAATGGGTCTAAGGCTTGGTATAATCACAGATGGAGACCCAATAAAACAATGGGAAAAAATTCTACGCTTAGATTTAGATGATTTCTTCGAGCATGTTGTCATATCCGACTTCGAAGGAGTTAAGAAGCCGCATCCAAAGATTTTCCAGAAAGCACTTAGAATATTTGAAGTCAAAGCTGAAGAAGCTGTAATGGTTGGAGACAGGCTTTATTCGGACATTTATGGAGCAAAAAAAGTGGGCATGCACACAGTTTGGTTCCGCTATGGGAAGTATGCAAATAGGGAAAATGAATATAAGGAGTATGCGGACTATGAAATCACTGATCTGCTCGACGTTCCGAAGATAATAGAGGTGCTGAACAGTGGCAAAGACGGTTCAAATAAGGAAGTTCATGCTGATAGATAA